One window of Medicago truncatula cultivar Jemalong A17 chromosome 2, MtrunA17r5.0-ANR, whole genome shotgun sequence genomic DNA carries:
- the LOC25487177 gene encoding uncharacterized protein, with protein sequence MVNQTLYGLFIFSLSMHCFIACLASEAGNHQLANQTFQSEELHKLKKMITSRLKQINKPAVKTIQSSDGDIIDCVVSHKQPAFDHPLLKGQKPLDPLERSKGNNQTDILSGKFQLWSLYDESCPEGTIPIRRAKEEDILRASSIDTFGRKLSQVATDATEYKHVHSYGSVTGDRYYGAKATINLWAPHVEDENEFSLSQIWVLANGNENTIEAGWQVSHQIYGDYLPRIFVYWTANGYKGTGCYNLRCPGFVQTSKTFALGGALSPPSTYNGRQIEITLLIYKDQKTGNWWLEYGSGNIIGYWPSSLFTSLKDSATTVEFGGEVYIKSTGTHSSTQMGSGHFADEGSSKASYFRDMQVVNSDNKLIPLSNLNVFAEEPKCYNIIKGTSNEGNYFYYGGPGKNMNCP encoded by the exons ATGGTTAATCAAACTTTATATGGtctctttattttttcactttcaatgcattgtttcattgcttgcTTAGCTTCAGAAGCAGGTAACCATCAATTAGCCAATCAAACTTTCCAATCAGAAGAATTGCATAAGTTGAAGAAAATGATAACAAGTCGTCTTAAGCAAATTAACAAGCCTGCTGTGAAGACAATTCaa AGTTCGGATGGCGATATTATAGATTGCGTTGTGTCTCATAAACAACCAGCTTTTGATCATCCTCTATTGAAAGGACAAAAACCATTG gatcCTTTAGAAAGATCAAAAGGCAATAACCAAACCGACATTTTGAGTGGTAAGTTTCAATTGTGGAGCTTATATGATGAATCATGTCCAGAAGGAACAATTCCAATTAGAAGAGCAAAAGAAGAAGACATATTAAGAGCTAGCTCTATTGACACGTTTGGAAGAAAATTAAGTCAAGTAGCAACGGATGCCACTGAATATAAACATGTG CATTCATATGGGTCTGTGACTGGAGATCGATACTATGGAGCAAAGGCTACAATAAATTTGTGGGCTCCACATgtagaagatgaaaatgaattCAGCTTGTCTCAAATATGGGTCCTCGCCAATGGAAATGAGAACACCATTGAAGCTGGTTGGCAG GTGAGCCACCAGATCTACGGAGACTATCTCCCTAGAATATTCGTCTATTGGACG GCCAATGGATATAAAGGAACTGGATGCTACAATTTACGTTGTCCAGGCTTTGTTCAAACTAGCAAAACATTTGCACTTGGAGGTGCACTCTCTCCACCTTCTACGTATAATGGACGGCAAATTGAAATTACTTTATTAATCTATAAG GATCAAAAAACTGGGAATTGGTGGCTTGAATATGGATCTGGAAACATAATTGGATATTGGCCATCCTCTTTGTTCACAAGCTTAAAGGATAGTGCAACTACTGTTGAATTTGGTGGAGAAGTGTATATAAAGTCAACTGGGACACACTCATCAACCCAAATGGGTAGTGGACATTTTGCTGATGAGGGTTCTTCAAAAGCTTCATATTTTAGGGATATGCAAGTTGTGAATTCCGATAACAAGTTGATTCCATTGTCAAATCTCAATGTGTTTGCAGAAGAACCAAAatgttataatataataaaagggaCTAGTAACGAGGGGAATTACTTTTACTATGGTGGACCTGGAAAGAATATGAATTGTCCTTAA
- the LOC25487179 gene encoding probable sodium/metabolite cotransporter BASS1, chloroplastic gives MQTSIASYSSLPNTLINFNLRTKFSNLNPIFHRTKPCSQITLQNLQPQSPLISSTSKSPRILGPLRCGISSNGESANAGGRSIREWVEVSGEAISTAFPLWVTIGCVLGLMRPSSFNWVTDKLSIVGLSVIMLGMGMTLTLDDLRSALSMPKEVLSGFFLQYSVMPLSAFFISKLLNLPSHYAAGLILVGCCPGGTASNIVTYLARGNVALSVVMTAASTLSAVIMTPFLTAKLAGKYVAVDAAGLLISTLQVVLFPVLAGALLNQYFQPLVKLVSPLMPPLAVATVAVLCGNAIAQSSSAILMSGGQVILASCLLHASGFFFGYILARMLGLDVASSRTISIEVGMQNSVLGVVLAAKHFGDPLTTVPCAVSSVCHSIFGSILAGMWRRSVPPEKKN, from the exons ATGCAAACATCAATCGCATCATACTCTTCACTTCCAAACACACtcatcaatttcaatttaagaacaaaattttcaaatctaAACCCTATTTTCCATCGAACTAAACCATGTTCCCAAATCACACTACAAAATCTTCAACCTCAATCACCATTAATCTCTTCCACATCAAAATCCCCCAGAATTCTTGGCCCACTTCGTTGCGGCATTTCGTCGAACGGAGAGAGTGCAAATGCAGGTGGGAGGAGTATTAGAGAATGGGTTGAAGTTTCCGGTGAGGCGATATCGACAGCGTTTCCGTTATGGGTTACAATTGGGTGTGTGTTGGGTTTGATGAGACCAAGTTCGTTTAATTGGGTTACTGATAAATTGAGTATTGTGGGACTTAGTGTAATTATGCTTGGTATGGGTATGACTTTGACTCTTGATGATCTTCGTTCTGCTCTTTCTATGCCTAAAGAAGTTCTTTCtggtttttttcttcaatattcG GTGATGCCATTATCTgcattttttataagcaaactCTTAAATCTTCCATCACATTATGCAGCTGGTTTAATATTAGTTGGGTGCTGTCCAGGGG GCACGGCTAGTAATATTGTAACATATCTTGCACG TGGAAACGTGGCGCTTTCCGTTGTAATGACAGCTGCTAGCACTCTTTCGGCCGTG ATCATGACTCCTTTTCTTACAGCCAAACTAGCTGGTAAATATGTTGCTGTGGATGCAGCCGGTTTATTGATCTCGACATTACAG GTTGTGCTTTTTCCTGTATTGGCTGGTGCACTACTGAATCAGTATTTCCAACCTCTTGTTAAACTTGTGTCTCCATTGATGCCACCCTTGGCTGTAGCAACTGTGGCAGTTTTATGTGGAAATGCAATTGCACAGAGTTCTTCTGCAATCCTAATGTCTGGTGGGCAGGTGATCTTAGCTTCCTGCCTTCTTCATGCTTCTGGTTTTTTCTTCGGGTACATTCTTGCTAGAATGCTTGGGCTAGATGTGGCATCATCGCGAACTATATCCATTGAAGTTGGCATGCAG AACTCAGTTCTCGGCGTAGTTCTGGCTGCCAAGCACTTTGGAGATCCCCTAACAACAGTACCGTGTGCTGTTTCAAGTGTGTGTCACTCTATCTTTGGTAGCATCTTGGCTGGAATGTGGAGACGCTCTGTGCCTCCTGAGAAGAAGAACTGA